AACAGTCAGCTCCCCCTCTGTCTTGCGTCTTGAGTCACTGGCGATAAAGAGATATGTCTTGCCCTCCGCCTCTTTGATTGAGGCGTGAAGGGCGTTGTTCCGGGGTGAAAAAACAGCCCTCTTCCCTGAATTAGGTATTAGCAGGATTGGCTCAAGACTTTTCAATTCTCTCATTACCGTGCGAAGCACTTCGACGTCCTGCGGGTGTTCCTTCGTGTACCAGCCACTCTTTTTGTCCAGCCGGTCATCCCATGCGTAAATGCCAAGCCCATTAGCCCCTGAAATGACAGCCAGATAGGCCATGCTTCTCAATTCCTCAATTGACGGCCGCTTATCTCCATATTGGTCCAGAATAGTCCATACCGGCTTTAAACCGGCAACAGCCCTGACTGCAGCCTTCGTGGCATCAGCTACATGACGAAGAGAGACATTGGGCAATGGATAGGGATCACAGGCAAGAATATCGGCCCCTTCTGCAGTCTCTGCAAACCTTGTCTCATTGTTCTGGGTGCAATACACCGGGCCGTCAGGAGCCAGTAATTTGACGACATTGTAGCTCTCCTGGACCTTCTCAAGTGAACCCCACGGCTCGTCGAAGCCGGACCATGCCAAGAGGGCCGGATGATCCTTAAAAAGGGGTACTCTGTTGAGATTCCCGAATACCGTGTTCCCCTCTATCATAAGATACACCTTCTGCTTTAGCGCTTCGTCCAGGCATGTTTTGATATCTGCCATGGTTTTTTCGTTGGTACCTCCAATACCCATGAACCCAAGACTCGGGCCCCTCGGTGCGATAATATTAAAACCCATTCCTGCAAGTTCCTCGTAATCTTCGGGGAAGGCATGATAGATCATCAGAGGGAATAGTTTTCTCCTGTTTACCGAAATAGATTTATCGGGATTTATCCCTACTTTGCCCGACGGAGTAACGTTAGAAATCCTCACGGTTTTTGAAAATATCATCTCATTGCCGGCATAGGATTTGACACTCAGCGTATGGAGGGCCCCTTTCCATTTCGGGGCCTCAATATCGATGATCTTTCTCTCATATGAATCGAGAGCCACTCTCTTCACTACCTTGCTCGCACCGTTAGGCGCCTCCAGGAGGATCGCAATATCAAGCGGCAGTTTGAGTTTGCGGTCAATATGGTCTACAACTATTGCGATCTTGCCCTCATAGGGCAATTGGTGCACATACGCCTCCATTGGCGGCACGGATCCCATCGGACGGACACCTCTTGAAAGCCTGATCTCTGCAACGCAGACGTTCCTCATATCGCGCAGGAATTCAAGCGGCCGGGCCGGTTCTGTCAGTAGCGGAGCAGGCTCTGTTCTTGCGAGGTACCGGGTCCTGTCAAGGCCGCCGTCAATCCACGAGCGGATGACCTTCATATCCTGGTCATAAGTGACTGCTACATGGACCCACTGGTTGGCAGGGATGCTCATGGCTCCATAAAAGGCTTCGCCTCCGACAGGATAGTATTTGTATTGCATAAACGAAGTCGTCGCGACGTTCTCTGTCGGAAAACTCATCCATGAGTTGTTTAATTTATAGTCCTTGATAGCAAAGGCAAAGGAACCCATCTTAAGCGCCAGCAAGCCACCCTGATTGATGCTGCTTCCCTCCTCAAGATAAAGCCGGGCCTCAAGGGTAAAGCCTCCATTAAAGCTGATTTTGCCACCATCTTCAACGGTAATCCCGTTGCCTATGCTGTCACCGAATTTCAGGCACTTGCCGAATCTCAGATCACTGACAACCTCACCTCCATTGACCACGGGCTGGAATCCGCCTCTCCTGTCCACCAGCCTGTTTTCAGTCTGATCAACTTCAAGCAGGAAGAGGGTCTGATCATTCTGGCCTGAAGCGGCATGCGCTATCGTGTAGCCTGGAAAGATGAGAAGAGCGATAAAGGCAGATAAAGCCGTCAGGAGTAAAAGCAGCGCTTCTAACATCCCATCAGCTCGGGTTTTCATTTTGACCATCTTCATATATGCTTTCTTAGTCCAGGCCCGGCACCCTGGTAGCGAGCACCTGCGCGATTTCCGACTGTATCTTTTCCAGCATCTGAGGGTCGCTTATATTTCTGTTCCGTCCCTTTGCTGCAGCAAGCGGCAATAACCCAAACAAGGCAGCCACCCGCAGTGCGTTGCTGCGCGCATGAGATCGTAACAATTCCAATACTGTTTTGCCGATACCGAGTGAAGCGGGACCGTATTGCCTTATCAAACGTCTTAAGACAGAGTGAGAAGCGATCACCTTTTCCAGAGAGAGCCCGCTTTCTTCGCGACAGAAATAGAGGGGCTCGCTGATCATATGGACATTTTCCGCTCTCAGCTGCCCCTGATGATAGGTGCGGCACCAGAGCTCAGCGTCCTGTGACCGCGGACAGTTGAGGTCGTAGGGATTTCGCCTGAACCAGGACCTGCGGCCAAGCAGAGGAGCGTGGGCTATCGCCTGCCCTCTTAACAGCCCTATCATGTCGATAAATCCGGAACCACCCCGATACCCGACAGGTTGATTGTCTGCAGAGAGCATAGCCATGCCGGAGGTAACGATCTGTATTTTGGGATCAGACATGAACCGGAGCTGTTTAAGAAAACGGGAAGGGGACATCATGTCGTCCGCATCCATGCGGCTGATAAGATCATATTTTGCCTCTGAGACAATCTGGTTGAGCCTGGCCGGGAGCCTCAGGTTCATCCCATCAGAAACAACACGGACCCGAGGGTCCTTAACCGATCTTGCCAGCTCAAGCGATCGATCGGATGAACCGTCGTCCATCAGGATCAGTTCCCAATCTTCATACGTCTGTGCAAAGACAGAACGGACGGCACCCGGCAGTGTGGCTTCGTTATTGTAAAAAGGAATTCCTATCGTGATCGGCATAGTCAGTTCTGTCCCGGGATTTCCAGAAATAGCTTAATCACTGCATATACATGGTTAAATCCCTATCCTGCTGACCCATTCTGCAAGGGCAGGATTAAAGGTATAGGGAACCATATTGCTGAACCTGGTAAGGCTCATGCCATAATACATCAAGTAGAGCGGCACAAAATAAAAGAGGAATATCGGTCTTTGCCTGTTCCTGATATTTTGATAGACAATCGGCCATAGCAGTATTTCGCTCAGGGTAAAATACCAGCCTAAGCGACGAATGCCCGAAGCGCTCGTTTCCAGGATTGCCGACGCAATGGCGATGACCGTCGCCAGCAAGAACATATTCAGCAAGGCATCGTATTTGTCGCGGTCCACAACAACAAACCTCTTGAACATAAGGAAGAAGGCACACAATGTGCTGGTGAACGCCAGTGAAAGCAGGCCTAAGCCCTCTTCTGAGGCTTCACCGTATTGACCATAGCGCGGGTCGATGTATTGGCCTATTTCAATAAAGTATTCGAAAAAGAGAACCCCCACGATCCCTGACAGGAGAATAATGAAGTATATTCGCGGCGTGCTTTTTCGCGTAATAAGAAAGTAGGCCGGCAGTGCAATGAGGACGCTTTTATGAAAGAAATAGGCTGCTGCTACTACAAGAAGATACAGCCAGAACTTTCGTCTATAGATTGCTCCTATAGACAGAAAATAGATTGAATTTGCCAGCCCGTGTCTAATGCCATTATATGAGACAAATAAATAGCCGGCCACGAGCAGCACAAAAAAAGAGAGCTCCGGTCCTGAGGAATATTTTCGAATCACCCAGACAAAGCATGAAGTAACAACCATGGCAATCAGGAAAAAGAGGGCCATGTAATTGTCTGAAATAAAATGCGCTGTCCAGGCCAGGATGAAAAACCCGGGTTCCAGTGGTATCTCAAAGATGTCTGAGAATTCCCTCAGGTGCTCGAACCATCGGACATAATTCCCTGAGTCTGTGCCTACATAGCTGCTGCGCAGACCGGCAACGATGACCATTGCGGCAAGTGCAATAAAATACAGGATGCTCAGTGGCAGCCTCGCTGCAGTCAACCTATGGGCAAAATAAATTGAAGTTATTACGATCAGAAGAAGGACAAAATAAATGATCATGACTCCTCCGGAAATATCAGGGCATCGGGCAGTTCCATGGGGCAATTCATCATGTTACTGCCAGTCGCTTTTTATAGGTATCCACTAAATTGTTCAACGATGACTCGATCGAAAACGGACTATTTCGCACAAGAGCGGTCCCCTCGGCCACGGCAATCCTTTTTCGGATAGCCATTTCAACGCTGTCTGCCCATACAGAGGGGGGGGCCGTCAGCGGAACGGTTATTACACGGCCTGAAAAGTATTCGGTATAATCCCGGGTAATCGTATCGGAACAGACCGTACAGAGTCCGCTTGCCACCGCCTCGAGACCTACAACAGGCAGGCCTTCAAAAAGGGAGGGAAGTAAATGGACATCGAACCCGTGGACCATGAGAGAAGGAACATCGTCGCAGAGACCGGGCAGAAGGACCCGATTATCGAGTCCAAGCGATTCTGCTTCCTCTTTCAGATAGGGACGTCGGGGCCCGTCTCCGGCCAGGCAAAGAATATATCTTTCATCTCTCCCGGCCAGTTCCCGAAAGATCTGCAAAAGAAGGGCATGGTTCTTCTGCGGCGTTAGGTCCATACTCCCCACATGGCCGATAACAACCGCATCTTCAGGGATCCCAAACATTTTTCGGAATTCCTGCCGCGTCCATCTGTCTTTGCTGCAGCCGAACTGGTCGGTCGGGACGCCACAGTAAATTGGCTTGCAGCGGGGATCTGATTTCCAGTGACGCCCCATGAAGTGCTGTCCCGCGTCGCTGCTGCAGGCCACAATATCTGTTGCATTCCTGAGGGTCAGAAAACGGTCCCACGTCTTAAAGCGCCAACGCCGCACCTGCATCTCGATTCCCTTCTTGCCCCGTGCTATTTGGGTATTGTGGCAATGAGCGACGCGGACAGGAACTCCGGCAGCAGCCGCCTCTTTCATCGCATCACCAAAAAACTCATCACCATGAACGTGAAACACATCGTAATTATTTTCTCCCAGAACACGCTTAAGAAAATGAGGGGCCTTCCCCAGGCCGACCATATCCAGCCTCTTTTGGACCCTGCTCCTTACCGGATGATAGTATATCCGGCAGCCGTATTTCTTCGCCTCATCTTCGTAGGCTCCGTTTGGCATGCCGAGGATAAAGTCAATTTGCAGTTCTTCGGAACGCTGGCGCAGGATGTTCATGAGCCACGTCTCTATGCCGCCACGATTCAGACTTCCTACACTTTGCAGAACGCGGATTGGCTGCTTCAGCATGACCTGTCTCTCCGGCGATTCAGGCATCGATCCACTCGCGATGCCATAGTTCGAGGATGAGGAGGGCCCAGAGTTGTGCCGCGTGGTCCTGCCGGCCGCTTATGTGTTCGTTCAGTATCCCTGTAACGGCAGAGGTATCAAAAATGCCGCGTTGCACAGTTCGACGGTCAGTCAGGACTTCGCGCGCGAAATTTGCCAGTGGTCCGCGCAGCCAGTGGACTATCGGGACGCCAAAACCCATTTTTGACCGGCTCTGGACTTCTTTTGGCAGAAATCGGCGAAACGTGTCCACCAGAATGCGTTTAGTGCGTTCTCCTCGCAGCTTATAGTCTATCGGCATCCTGGTAGCGAGTTCAACAACCCGATAGTCCAGAAAGGGCTGCCTGCATTCGAGGCCATGAGCCATGGATGCGATGT
The sequence above is drawn from the Nitrospirota bacterium genome and encodes:
- a CDS encoding glycosyltransferase family 2 protein, which produces MPITIGIPFYNNEATLPGAVRSVFAQTYEDWELILMDDGSSDRSLELARSVKDPRVRVVSDGMNLRLPARLNQIVSEAKYDLISRMDADDMMSPSRFLKQLRFMSDPKIQIVTSGMAMLSADNQPVGYRGGSGFIDMIGLLRGQAIAHAPLLGRRSWFRRNPYDLNCPRSQDAELWCRTYHQGQLRAENVHMISEPLYFCREESGLSLEKVIASHSVLRRLIRQYGPASLGIGKTVLELLRSHARSNALRVAALFGLLPLAAAKGRNRNISDPQMLEKIQSEIAQVLATRVPGLD
- a CDS encoding EpsG family protein; translated protein: MIIYFVLLLIVITSIYFAHRLTAARLPLSILYFIALAAMVIVAGLRSSYVGTDSGNYVRWFEHLREFSDIFEIPLEPGFFILAWTAHFISDNYMALFFLIAMVVTSCFVWVIRKYSSGPELSFFVLLVAGYLFVSYNGIRHGLANSIYFLSIGAIYRRKFWLYLLVVAAAYFFHKSVLIALPAYFLITRKSTPRIYFIILLSGIVGVLFFEYFIEIGQYIDPRYGQYGEASEEGLGLLSLAFTSTLCAFFLMFKRFVVVDRDKYDALLNMFLLATVIAIASAILETSASGIRRLGWYFTLSEILLWPIVYQNIRNRQRPIFLFYFVPLYLMYYGMSLTRFSNMVPYTFNPALAEWVSRIGI
- a CDS encoding glycosyltransferase; this translates as MLKQPIRVLQSVGSLNRGGIETWLMNILRQRSEELQIDFILGMPNGAYEDEAKKYGCRIYYHPVRSRVQKRLDMVGLGKAPHFLKRVLGENNYDVFHVHGDEFFGDAMKEAAAAGVPVRVAHCHNTQIARGKKGIEMQVRRWRFKTWDRFLTLRNATDIVACSSDAGQHFMGRHWKSDPRCKPIYCGVPTDQFGCSKDRWTRQEFRKMFGIPEDAVVIGHVGSMDLTPQKNHALLLQIFRELAGRDERYILCLAGDGPRRPYLKEEAESLGLDNRVLLPGLCDDVPSLMVHGFDVHLLPSLFEGLPVVGLEAVASGLCTVCSDTITRDYTEYFSGRVITVPLTAPPSVWADSVEMAIRKRIAVAEGTALVRNSPFSIESSLNNLVDTYKKRLAVT